From the Daphnia magna isolate NIES linkage group LG3, ASM2063170v1.1, whole genome shotgun sequence genome, one window contains:
- the LOC116918827 gene encoding sialin-like, whose protein sequence is MKSKEVDGELRVIAPRLLLSCRLTISLTCLFTSFAAILMTINLSMAIVCMNKRSKQLNRTDEINSTNSSSGYFGLNSTCSDDLTTVQEKEMYLDKPAQGMLLGAVYYGVVAVQLLVGWLCDKFGKYKLQMALGSSVLAIASFASPVILENAGVPYYFALRIVKGVAMSFALHSTLPLLTRWTTTQEQGLLMGIASAGIGLANSVTHPISGLLCQHGGWKAIFYFGGACGMVASFLIVCLVYDGPAKHPRVDAEEKQYLLTFQFQSQTSKKRRVIPWAKILCSVPVWSVVVTNFFFFAVVKGIVLNLPIFVRDVLDFTVTENGIFSAMPLIAALLLHLLIGPFFDYIRNHNKYTPTTVRKIFHVVGTLMPGALMFVSSQLSSEYKYFIISLITISYSLTEFAVMGGFGYAMIDLAPDYIGILQGINKTISLAPGFITPLIVSALTPHGSSEEWKHVFILFGALYVLSCLVFVTCGSAQQQSWGKAIKKDTVSVLSGSSKPRNNFA, encoded by the exons ATGAAGTCAAAGGAGGTGGATGGTGAGCTGCGAGTGATTGCAC CTCGGTTGCTACTGAGCTGCAGATTGACAATCAGCCTTACTTGCTTATTTACTTCTTTTGCCGCCATCTTAATGACGATCAACCTATCCATGGCGATTGTGTGCATGAACAAGCGTTCAAAACAGCTGAATAGGACGGACGAAATAAATAGCACCAATTCAAGTTCAGGATATTTTGGATTAAACAGCACTTGTAGCGATGATCTCACTACGGTACAA gaaaaagaaatgtatttAGACAAGCCAGCTCAGGGTATGCTACTGGGAGCTGTTTATTACGGAGTGGTCGCCGTGCAACTTTTGGTTGGTTGGCTATGTGACAAGTTTGGCAAGTACAAACTTCAAAT GGCTCTCGGTTCCAGCGTTCTAGCAATTGCATCCTTCGCCTCTCCGGTAATTCTAGAAAATGCCGGTGTACCCTACTACTTTGCATTGCGTATTGTGAAAGGTGTCGCCATG AGCTTTGCCCTTCATTCAACGTTGCCTTTGTTAACTCGCTGGACTACTACCCAAGAACAAGGTCTGTTGATGGGCATTGCTTCTGCTGGTATAGGCCTTGCCAATTCAGTTACCCATCCGATTTCGGGACTGCTGTGTCAGCACGGAGGATGGAAAGCGATTTTCTACTTTGGTG GAGCCTGTGGTATGGTGGCATCGTTTCTCATTGTGTGCTTAGTCTATGACGGCCCAGCAAAACATCCTCGAGTGGATGCGGAGGAGAAGCAATATCTTCTTACTTTTCAATTTCAGAGTCAAACTTCAAAG AAACGACGAGTAATCCCGTGGGCGAAAATACTTTGTTCCGTACCCGTTTGGTCTGTTGTCGtcacaaattttttcttcttcgcggTGGTAAAAGGAATAGTTCTCAATCTGCCAATCTTTGTCCGTGATGTCCTGGACTTCACAGTTACTGAG AATGGAATCTTTTCTGCAATGCCATTAATTGCAGCTCTTTTGCTCCACTTACTCATTGGACCTTTTTTTGATTACATACGTAACCACAACAAATACACCCCTACTACTGTGCGAAAAATCTTCCATGTCGTAG GTACGCTTATGCCTGGAGCTTTGATGTTTGTCTCCAGCCAGCTTTCATCTGAGTACAAATATTTCATCATTTCGTTGATAACGATCAGTTATTCTCTTACTGAGTTTGCCGTGATGGGAGGCTTTGGATACGCAATGATTGATCTTGCTCCCGACTACATCGGTATTCTACAAGGGATCAACAAAACCATTAGTTTGGCTCCAGGATTTATTACGCCGCTTATTGTATCGGCTCTGACACCACAC GGGTCGAGTGAGGAATGGAAACatgttttcattctttttggTGCGTTATACGTTCTATCATGCTTAGTGTTTGTAACCTGTGGAAGTGCACAACAGCAGAGCTGGGGAAAAGCAATCAAGAAAGACACAGTCAGTGTCCTCAGTGGTTCCAGTAAACCACGCAATAATTTTGCATAG
- the LOC116918825 gene encoding uncharacterized protein LOC116918825 yields the protein MNREQPTTLSQEQLELIMKVKKEWKKLFYVIQRREGFERGIMTPQLALKNYIEIHTGKTITRRSTKLLSNFWESLTEDEKTFWYNVSITKNAGIKEKQKLVDEEIAEISQSLKSMTFDLLSSSSHVLKLPLSQSISSIWLFKSS from the exons ATGAATAGGGAACAACCAACAACACTTTC ACAGGAACAATTAGAATTAATAATGAAAGTGAAGAAAGAGTGGAAGAAATTGTTTTATGTTATTCAACGACGAGAGGGATTTGAAAGAGGAATAATGACTCCTCAACTAGCCTTGAAGAATTACATTGAAATCCATACTGGAAAAACTATTACCAGAAGATCGACAAAATTACTTTCTAATTTTTGGGAG agtTTGActgaagatgaaaaaacattttggtATAATGTTAGCATTACCAAAAATGCTggcattaaagaaaaacagaaattggTGGATGAAGAAATTGCTGAAATTTCTCAAAGTCTTAAATCAATGACTTTCGATTTGCTTTCTTCGTCAAGTCACGTCTTGAAACTGCCACTATCGCAAAGCATTTCGTCGATTTGGCTATTTAAGTCAAGTTGA
- the LOC116918828 gene encoding uncharacterized transporter slc-17.2 — protein sequence MTDKKEMDKPQILAPSLFGSCRLTITMMCLVASFNSLLMTINLGMVIVCMNKVDHSNSTSDSGTSGSNCTSDSEFQYQSTCGYNTTEESDVRWDKNAQGMLLSATYYGVVSMQLLTGWLCDKFGKMKALMIGGSTVLGVVSVLSPLIIQYAGVPFFFAARVVMGACMCFMISPVLPLLRRWTTSKEQGLLVGLAFAGVGLANAATYPMTGLICELSGWRSIFYFCGICGISWSVVALFLVYDTPGRHPRVSVEEKQYLVSTQVQSLSKTTKTVIPWSKILLSVPVWAVITTNFFFFAATKGTVINLPLFVRDVLDFSVTENGIFSAMPSVVALLLHLVIGPLFDCVRAKQIFTVTVVRKTFHVIGTLIPAIMMFIVSQLPPEKKYIIIGLITIGYAMFEFAWMGGFSFAFMDMAPDYVGIIQGINNTIGLMPGFIMPVVISNMTPEGTPEQWSYVFIMFGGLYTAACLIFLIFGNSELQSWGKAKDPGNIQIAKSLETMVV from the exons ATGActgacaaaaaagaaatggataaACCGCAAATATTAGCTC ctTCTCTTTTCGGTAGTTGTCGCTTAACCATTACCATGATGTGCTTGGTAGCATCTTTCAATTCCCTGTTGATGACCATCAATCTCGGGATGGTAATAGTGTGTATGAACAAAGTGGATCATAGCAATAGCACAAGCGATTCGGGAACGTCTGGCTCCAATTGCACAAGCGATTCGGAATTTCAGTACCAAAGCACGTGCGGATATAACACAACAGAG GAATCCGACGTCAGATGGGACAAGAATGCGCAAGGAATGTTATTAAGTGCTACGTATTACGGAGTGGTATCCATGCAGCTTCTCACCGGTTGGCTATGCGATAAATTCGGAAAGATGAAAGCTCTAAT GATCGGGGGGAGCACCGTACTGGGTGTAGTGTCCGTCCTATCGCCACTGATTATTCAATATGCCGGTGtgccatttttctttgccgcTCGCGTCGTCATGGGAGCTTGCATG TGTTTCATGATATCGCCAGTCTTACCTTTGCTGAGGCGCTGGACAACTTCAAAAGAGCAGGGGCTTTTGGTGGGTTTAGCTTTTGCTGGCGTCGGTTTGGCAAATGCAGCTACCTATCCGATGACTGGTCTTATTTGCGAACTTAGTGGATGGAGATCTATTTTCTACTTTTGTG GAATATGTGGCATCTCGTGGAGCGTGGTAGCCTTATTCCTAGTTTATGACACGCCAGGAAGACATCCCCGCGTGAGCGTTGAGGAAAAGCAATATCTTGTATCTACGCAAGTTCAAAGTTTATCAAAG ACAACGAAAACCGTTATTCCTTGGTCAAAAATACTTTTATCCGTACCAGTTTGGGCCGTGATTACCActaacttcttcttctttgcggCTAcg AAAGGAACGGTAATCAATTTACCGCTATTCGTCAGAGATGTCCTGGATTTCAGCGTCACTGAG AACGGAATTTTCTCCGCAATGCCTTCGGTGGTTGCGTTATTGCTCCATTTAGTAATCGGTCCACTTTTTGACTGTGTACGAGccaaacaaatatttacagTCACAGTCGTCAGAAAAACATTTCACGTCATAG GCACTTTAATCCCAGCAATAATGATGTTTATCGTCAGCCAACTCCCGCCGGagaaaaaatacataatcatTGGTTTAATCACGATTGGTTACGCAATGTTCGAATTCGCCTGGATGGGAGGATTTTCGTTCGCTTTCATGGACATGGCTCCTGACTATGTTGGAATCATTCAGGGTATCAACAACACGATCGGTCTCATGCCTGGATTCATAATGCCAGTCGTAATTTCTAATATGACTCCAGAG GGGACGCCTGAACAGTGGAGTTACGTGTTTATTATGTTTGGTGGATTGTATACTGCAGCGTGTTTGATATTTCTGATATTTGGAAATTCAGAATTGCAGAGTTGGGGCAAAGCAAAAGACCCTGGCAACATCCAAATTGCCAAATCCCTCGAAACCATGGTCGTGTGA
- the LOC116918826 gene encoding A disintegrin and metalloproteinase with thrombospondin motifs 18 isoform X2 — MSYTRIYLAVAVLYLATVQLPFTAANNQVHHDMTPDELRRVFHVDSHDQVPNYEVINLRSRVRRDAERDIRHVDLSAFGTRYNLRLERNEQLLRGGNKVRVWVADSPSADQMDGNRTQFGGITLEELPQDDDIGTIYQDTDTEAAVLVNHDAVDDALILDGTIGSELVIRPLPAKHRQLHHKSAGVQLQSGSHDDEMFMDEEDFRSADFMTPSPPSTLPPANDTENALIRKKRSVYDLKHSIGSHIVYKRAAIQSDDDYAFMEMDLPPTGKSQRMPRQKRSAPPTIYPEILVIVDYDGYRLHNGDNAEIKKYFVSFWNGVDLRYKLLKGPKVRISIAGIIISRGRDATPYFEKNRVGRNAIDSTAALTDMGKYLFQERRLPVYDIAVAITKFDMCRRRKSGRCANGTAGFAYVGGACVVNKRLEKVNSVAIVEDTGGFSGIIVAAHEVGHLLGSVHDGSPPPSYLGGPGAQRCRWEDGYIMSDLRHTDRGFKWSSCSIAQFDHFLNGETATCLFNSPHEDAVLPRVLPGKLLSLDAQCRMDRGTSACFKDDRVCAQLFCFDASSGYCVSYRPAAEGSACGDGQICNNGRCIVENENAIPDYAEDIGLNSFLKRTDTILAATEPKPFFSGGLASTAHVFNPTTPKATTTTSKITTTTSKPTTTTTKATTTTIKATTTTVTTTSKPLITTIPWWHTSSKSSTPSTRWWNNWTKRSTPASVDSQSANTQPAASSLSIAPSTVPATTITTPRPTLSVTRFRPTTTTTPTTTTEKTTARTSPAPSPVSNKFSSSGVNELCEDRITKIAGSMSCQDFLQRYGFQYCRQPYIMKNCCASQQRYCPN; from the exons atgtcTTATACCCGCATTTATCTCGCCGTGGCTGTCCTCTACCTTGCCACAGTTCAACTGCCCTTCACTGCTGCCAACAATCAA GTCCATCATGACATGACGCCCGACGAATTGCGGCGGGTTTTCCATGTCGACTCGCATGATCAAG ttccaaaCTATGAAGTCATTAACTTGCGATCAAGGGTAAGGCGCGACGCAGAGCGAGATATCCGCCATGTCGACCTGTCCGCATTTGGCACACG ATACAACCTACGACTGGAACGTAACGAACAGCTGCTTCGTGGCGGCAACAAGGTTCGCGTGTGGGTGGCCGATTCGCCATCCGCCGACCAAATGGATGGAAACCGAACCCAATTTGGAGGGATCACTCTCGAGGAGTTGCCTCAG GACGATGATATCGGTACCATCTATCAGGATACGGATACGGAGGCAGCAGTGCTAGTCAACCACGACGCTGTAGACGACGCCCTCATTCTG GATGGAACTATCGGGAGTGAATTGGTCATCCGTCCTCTGCCAGCAAAGCATCGCCAACTGCACCATAAATCGGCCGGAGTTCAGCTGCAGAGCGGCTCGCACGACGACGAAATGTTCATGGATGAGGAAGATTTCCGCTCGGCCGATTTCATGACCCCGTCGCCACCGTCGACGTTGCCACCAGCCAACGACACTGAGAATGCTTTAATCCGCAAAAAGCGCTCCGTCTATGATTTGAAGCACAGCATCGGTTCCCACATTGTTTACAAGCGAGCCGCCATCCAATCCGATGACGACTATG CATTTATGGAAATGGATTTGCCCCCAACGGGGAAATCACAGCGTATGCCACGCCAGAAACGCAGCGCTCCACCTACTATCTATCCTGAAATTCTAGTGATCGTCGACTACGACGGTTACAG GTTACACAACGGTGATAACGCTGAGATCAAGAAGTATTTCGTCTCCTTCTGGAACGGAGTTGATTTGCGTTACAAGTTACTTAAAGGACCTAAAGTGCGCATCAGCATCGCAGGCATCATCATCTCTAGG GGACGAGATGCGACTCCTTATTTCGAAAAGAACCGTGTCGGACGCAACGCCATCGACTCAACAGCCGCCCTGACTGATATGGGAAAGTACCTGTTCCAAGAGAGGCGTTTACCCGTTTACGACATTGCCGTCGCAATAACCAA GTTCGACATGTGCCGACGTCGTAAAAGCGGCCGCTGTGCGAACGGCACCGCCG GATTTGCCTACGTCGGAGGGGCCTGCGTCGTTAACAAACGCCTTGAGAAAGTCAACAGCGTAGCCATCGTCGAGGACACTGGTGGATTCTCTGGTATCATCGTCGCTGCCCATGAAGTCGGCCATTT ATTGGGCTCCGTTCATGACGGTTCCCCGCCGCCCAGCTACTTGGGAGGACCAGGTGCGCAACGTTGCCGCTGGGAAGACGGTTACATCATGAGTGACTTGCGACACACTGACCGCGGCTTCAAGTGGTCCTCTTGCAGCATTGCGCAGTTCGACCATTTCCTCAA TGGGGAAACTGCCACCTGCCTGTTCAACAGCCCGCACGAGGACGCTGTTCTTCCCCGTGTTTTACCTGGAAAACTGCTCAGCCTTGATGCCCAGTGTCGGATGGATCGTGGCACATCTGCCTGCTTC AAAGACGATCGTGTCTGCGCCCAGCTGTTCTGTTTTGACGCTTCGTCCGGCTATTGCGTCTCCTACAGGCCGGCAGCAGAAGGTTCCGCTTGTGGTGACggacag ATTTGCAACAACGGACGTTGTATAGTGGAAAACGAAAATGCCATTCCCGACTACGCCGAGGATATCGGTCTCAATTCTTTCCTGAAACGAACAGATACCATCCTGGCGGCCACGGAACCTAAGCCGTTCTTTAGTGGAGGTCTGGCATCAACAGCGCACGTTTTCAACCCGACAACTCccaaagcaacaacaaccacgTCTAAAATCACAACTACCACTAGtaaaccaacaacaacaactaccAAGGCGACAACAACCACGAttaaagcaacaacaaccactgTGACTACAACTTCAAAGCCTTTGATCACGACCATTCCGTGGTGGCACACGAGTTCCAAGAGTTCGACACCATCTACGAG ATGGTGGAATAATTGGACCAAACGATCAACCCCGGCGTCGGTAGACTCGCAATCGGCCAACACGCAACCTGCGGCGTCATCCTTGTCTATTGCGCCATCCACTGTTCCAGCTACGACGATTACTACACCTCGTCCTACACTTAGCGTAACAAGATTCCGGCCAACGACGACCACCACCCCAACGAccacaacagaaaaaacaactgCACGCACATCTCCTGCCCCTAGCCCGGTCTCTAATAAATTTTCCAGCTCTG GTGTCAATGAATTATGTGAGGATCGAATAACCAAAATCGCTGGATCCATGTCCTGCCAAGATTTCTTACAGCGTTACGGTTTTCAATACTGCCGCCAGCCTTATATCATGAAAAATTGTTGCGCATCACAGCAACGATACTGCCCTAactaa
- the LOC116918826 gene encoding A disintegrin and metalloproteinase with thrombospondin motifs 18 isoform X1 has product MSYTRIYLAVAVLYLATVQLPFTAANNQVHHDMTPDELRRVFHVDSHDQVPNYEVINLRSRVRRDAERDIRHVDLSAFGTRYNLRLERNEQLLRGGNKVRVWVADSPSADQMDGNRTQFGGITLEELPQDDDIGTIYQDTDTEAAVLVNHDAVDDALILDGTIGSELVIRPLPAKHRQLHHKSAGVQLQSGSHDDEMFMDEEDFRSADFMTPSPPSTLPPANDTENALIRKKRSVYDLKHSIGSHIVYKRAAIQSDDDYAFMEMDLPPTGKSQRMPRQKRSAPPTIYPEILVIVDYDGYRLHNGDNAEIKKYFVSFWNGVDLRYKLLKGPKVRISIAGIIISRGRDATPYFEKNRVGRNAIDSTAALTDMGKYLFQERRLPVYDIAVAITKLDMCRREFVSDDCNRGTAGFAYVGGACVVNKRLEKVNSVAIVEDTGGFSGIIVAAHEVGHLLGSVHDGSPPPSYLGGPGAQRCRWEDGYIMSDLRHTDRGFKWSSCSIAQFDHFLNGETATCLFNSPHEDAVLPRVLPGKLLSLDAQCRMDRGTSACFKDDRVCAQLFCFDASSGYCVSYRPAAEGSACGDGQICNNGRCIVENENAIPDYAEDIGLNSFLKRTDTILAATEPKPFFSGGLASTAHVFNPTTPKATTTTSKITTTTSKPTTTTTKATTTTIKATTTTVTTTSKPLITTIPWWHTSSKSSTPSTRWWNNWTKRSTPASVDSQSANTQPAASSLSIAPSTVPATTITTPRPTLSVTRFRPTTTTTPTTTTEKTTARTSPAPSPVSNKFSSSGVNELCEDRITKIAGSMSCQDFLQRYGFQYCRQPYIMKNCCASQQRYCPN; this is encoded by the exons atgtcTTATACCCGCATTTATCTCGCCGTGGCTGTCCTCTACCTTGCCACAGTTCAACTGCCCTTCACTGCTGCCAACAATCAA GTCCATCATGACATGACGCCCGACGAATTGCGGCGGGTTTTCCATGTCGACTCGCATGATCAAG ttccaaaCTATGAAGTCATTAACTTGCGATCAAGGGTAAGGCGCGACGCAGAGCGAGATATCCGCCATGTCGACCTGTCCGCATTTGGCACACG ATACAACCTACGACTGGAACGTAACGAACAGCTGCTTCGTGGCGGCAACAAGGTTCGCGTGTGGGTGGCCGATTCGCCATCCGCCGACCAAATGGATGGAAACCGAACCCAATTTGGAGGGATCACTCTCGAGGAGTTGCCTCAG GACGATGATATCGGTACCATCTATCAGGATACGGATACGGAGGCAGCAGTGCTAGTCAACCACGACGCTGTAGACGACGCCCTCATTCTG GATGGAACTATCGGGAGTGAATTGGTCATCCGTCCTCTGCCAGCAAAGCATCGCCAACTGCACCATAAATCGGCCGGAGTTCAGCTGCAGAGCGGCTCGCACGACGACGAAATGTTCATGGATGAGGAAGATTTCCGCTCGGCCGATTTCATGACCCCGTCGCCACCGTCGACGTTGCCACCAGCCAACGACACTGAGAATGCTTTAATCCGCAAAAAGCGCTCCGTCTATGATTTGAAGCACAGCATCGGTTCCCACATTGTTTACAAGCGAGCCGCCATCCAATCCGATGACGACTATG CATTTATGGAAATGGATTTGCCCCCAACGGGGAAATCACAGCGTATGCCACGCCAGAAACGCAGCGCTCCACCTACTATCTATCCTGAAATTCTAGTGATCGTCGACTACGACGGTTACAG GTTACACAACGGTGATAACGCTGAGATCAAGAAGTATTTCGTCTCCTTCTGGAACGGAGTTGATTTGCGTTACAAGTTACTTAAAGGACCTAAAGTGCGCATCAGCATCGCAGGCATCATCATCTCTAGG GGACGAGATGCGACTCCTTATTTCGAAAAGAACCGTGTCGGACGCAACGCCATCGACTCAACAGCCGCCCTGACTGATATGGGAAAGTACCTGTTCCAAGAGAGGCGTTTACCCGTTTACGACATTGCCGTCGCAATAACCAA ATTGGACATGTGTAGACGTGAATTCGTTTCGGACGATTGCAATCGGGGAACTGCCG GATTTGCCTACGTCGGAGGGGCCTGCGTCGTTAACAAACGCCTTGAGAAAGTCAACAGCGTAGCCATCGTCGAGGACACTGGTGGATTCTCTGGTATCATCGTCGCTGCCCATGAAGTCGGCCATTT ATTGGGCTCCGTTCATGACGGTTCCCCGCCGCCCAGCTACTTGGGAGGACCAGGTGCGCAACGTTGCCGCTGGGAAGACGGTTACATCATGAGTGACTTGCGACACACTGACCGCGGCTTCAAGTGGTCCTCTTGCAGCATTGCGCAGTTCGACCATTTCCTCAA TGGGGAAACTGCCACCTGCCTGTTCAACAGCCCGCACGAGGACGCTGTTCTTCCCCGTGTTTTACCTGGAAAACTGCTCAGCCTTGATGCCCAGTGTCGGATGGATCGTGGCACATCTGCCTGCTTC AAAGACGATCGTGTCTGCGCCCAGCTGTTCTGTTTTGACGCTTCGTCCGGCTATTGCGTCTCCTACAGGCCGGCAGCAGAAGGTTCCGCTTGTGGTGACggacag ATTTGCAACAACGGACGTTGTATAGTGGAAAACGAAAATGCCATTCCCGACTACGCCGAGGATATCGGTCTCAATTCTTTCCTGAAACGAACAGATACCATCCTGGCGGCCACGGAACCTAAGCCGTTCTTTAGTGGAGGTCTGGCATCAACAGCGCACGTTTTCAACCCGACAACTCccaaagcaacaacaaccacgTCTAAAATCACAACTACCACTAGtaaaccaacaacaacaactaccAAGGCGACAACAACCACGAttaaagcaacaacaaccactgTGACTACAACTTCAAAGCCTTTGATCACGACCATTCCGTGGTGGCACACGAGTTCCAAGAGTTCGACACCATCTACGAG ATGGTGGAATAATTGGACCAAACGATCAACCCCGGCGTCGGTAGACTCGCAATCGGCCAACACGCAACCTGCGGCGTCATCCTTGTCTATTGCGCCATCCACTGTTCCAGCTACGACGATTACTACACCTCGTCCTACACTTAGCGTAACAAGATTCCGGCCAACGACGACCACCACCCCAACGAccacaacagaaaaaacaactgCACGCACATCTCCTGCCCCTAGCCCGGTCTCTAATAAATTTTCCAGCTCTG GTGTCAATGAATTATGTGAGGATCGAATAACCAAAATCGCTGGATCCATGTCCTGCCAAGATTTCTTACAGCGTTACGGTTTTCAATACTGCCGCCAGCCTTATATCATGAAAAATTGTTGCGCATCACAGCAACGATACTGCCCTAactaa